In the Loxodonta africana isolate mLoxAfr1 chromosome 1, mLoxAfr1.hap2, whole genome shotgun sequence genome, one interval contains:
- the USP49 gene encoding ubiquitin carboxyl-terminal hydrolase 49, which yields MDRCKHVGRLRLAQDHSILNPQKWCCVECCTTESVWACLKCAHVACGRYMEDHALRHFEETGHPLAMEVRDLYVFCYLCKDYVLNDNPEGDLKLLRSSLLAVRGQKQEQLVKRGRTLRSMASGEDLVQLQRAPQGQPQMLTALWYRRQRLLAKTLRIWFEKSSRGRAKLEQRRQKEALERKKEQARQRRREVKRRLLEELASAPPRKSARLLLHGPRDAATATAEGRPATLPTSRKAPGGKLKQRRKPAVAPGVTGLRNLGNTCYMNSILQVLSHLQKFRECFLNLDPSKTEQLFPKATNGKAHLSSKPASSSATEVSARGDKAELCDREGLCLNGGASISRSLELIQNKEPSSKHISLCHELHTLFRVMWSGKWALVSPFAMLHSVWSLIPAFRGYDQQDAQEFLCELLHKVQQELEAEGTTHRILIPFSQRKLTKQVLKVVNTIFHGQLLSQVTCIACNYKSNTIEPFWDLSLEFPERYHCIEKGFVPLNQTECLLTEMLAKFTETEALEGRIYACDQCNSKRRKSNPKPLVLSEARKQLMIYRLPQVLRLHLKRFRWSGRNHREKIGVHVVFDQVLTMEPYCCRDMLSSLDKETFAYDLSAVVMHHGKGFGSGHYTAYCYNTEGGFWVHCNDSKLNVCSVEEVCKTQAYILFYTQRTVQGNARISETQLQAQVQPSNTDEGKPRTFP from the exons ATGGATAGATGCAAACATGTCGGGCGGTTGCGGCTGGCCCAGGACCACTCCATCCTGAACCCTCAGAAGTGGTGCTGCGTGGAGTGCTGCACCACCGAGTCGGTGTGGGCTTGTCTGAAGTGCGCCCACGTGGCCTGCGGCCGGTACATGGAGGATCACGCTCTGCGACACTTTGAAGAGACTGGACACCCGCTAGCCATGGAAGTCCGGGATCTCTACGTGTTCTGTTACCTGTGCAAGGACTACGTGCTCAATGATAACCCGGAAGGGGACCTGAAGCTTCTGCGAAGCTCCCTCTTGGCCGTCAGGGGCCAGaagcaggagcagctggtgaaacGTGGGCGGACGCTCCGCTCCATGGCTTCGGGCGAGGACCTGGTCCAGCTGCAGCGCGCTCCTCAGGGACAGCCGCAGATGCTGACGGCTCTGTGGTACCGGCGCCAGCGCCTGCTGGCCAAGACGCTGCGGATCTGGTTTGAGAAGAGCTCCCGGGGCCGGGCGAAGCTGGAGCAGCGGCGGCAGAAGGAGGCGCTGGAGCGCAAGAAGGAGCAGGCGCGGCAACGGCGGCGCGAGGTGAAGCGGCGGCTGCTGGAAGAGCTGGCCAGCGCCCCTCCGCGCAAGAGCGCGCGGCTGCTGCTGCACGGGCCCCGCGACGCGGCCACGGCCACGGCCGAGGGGCGCCCCGCCACTCTCCCTACCTCAAGGAAAGCTCCGGGCGGCAAACTCAAGCAGCGCCGCAAGCCGGCCGTGGCCCCGGGCGTCACGGGCCTGCGGAACCTGGGGAACACCTGCTACATGAACTCCATCCTCCAGGTCCTCAGCCACCTCCAGAAGTTCCGAGAATGTTTTTTGAACCTTGACCCTTCCAAAACGGAACAACTGTTTCCCAAAGCGACCAACGGGAAGGCTCACCTATCCAGCAAGCCAGCCAGTAGCTCGGCCACTGAGGTGTCGGCCAGGGGCGACAAGGCTGAGTTGTGTGACCGGGAGGGCCTCTGCTTGAATGGGGGGGCCTCCATCAGCCGGAGCCTAGAACTCATCCAGAACAAGGAGCCGAGCTCGAAGCACATCTCCCTCTGTCACGAACTGCACACCCTCTTCCGAGTCATGTGGTCTGGGAAGTGGGCCCTGGTGTCGCCCTTCGCCATGCTTCATTCCGTGTGGAGCCTGATCCCTGCCTTCCGTGGCTACGACCAGCAGGACGCGCAGGAGTTTCTCTGTGAGCTGCTGCACAAGGTGCAGCAGGAACTCGAGGCCGAGGGGACCACGCACCGGATCCTTATCCCCTTCTCCCAGAGGAAGCTCACCAAGCAGGTCTTAAAAGTGGTGAATACCATATTTCATGGGCAGCTACTCAGTCAG GTCACATGTATAGCATGCAATTACAAATCCAATACCATTGAGCCCTTTTGGGATCTGTCCCTGGAATTTCCTGAACGCTACCACTGCATAGAAAAGGGGTTTGTCCCTTTGAATCAGACGGAGTGCCTGCTCACTGAGATGCTGGCCAAGTTCACAGAGACAGAGGCCCTGGAAGGGAGAATCTACGCTTGTGACCAGTGTAACA GCAAACGACGAAAATCCAATCCAAAACCCCTTGTTCTGAGTGAAGCTAGAAAGCAGTTAATGATCTACAGACTACCTCAGGTCCTCCGGCTGCACCTTAAAAGATTCAG GTGGTCTGGCCGTAATCATCGAGAGAAGATTGGGGTCCATGTCGTCTTTGACCAGGTATTAACCATGGAACCTTACTGCTGCAGGGACATGCTCTCCTCTCTTGACAAAGAGACCTTTGCCTATGATCTCTCCGCAGTGGTCATGCACCACGGGAAAGGGTTTGGCTCAGGACACTACACAGCCTATTGCTACAACACAGAGGGAG